CATATTAATTAGACAAGCAATTTTATTAAATTTGGAAAACTCATGACACAAAATTGGTATCTTCCTCATAATTCCCATCCAACAACCTTACTATATAATGCACGGATAATAGATCCAGCAACTCGTGCTGATATTATGGGTGGTATATTAATTAAAAATGGTCTGATTATCGATTTTGGCAAACATTTGTTTACCAAAGAATCGATAGAGGCTGAAATCAAACATGATATTCAGCAAAAATTGATTGTTCCCGGCTTGCTTGATATCCAAGTGCATTTTAGAGATCCTGGCCAGACACATAAGGAAGATATCATCAGCGGTAGTAAATCTGCGGCAAGCGGGGGAATTACCAGGGTGGTATGCCAGCCTAATACTAAGCCAGTAATAGATAGCCCTGCTACATTAGATTATATAAACTATAAAGCTAAAGCCGAATCATATATCCACATCCACAGTTATGCCAGCATTTCTAAAAATATGGAAGGTAAAGAACTTTCAGAATTTGCATTATTAAAAGAGCATGGTGCGGTAGGCTTTACTGATGATGGATTGCCTGTAATGAATGCATTAATGATGAGACGTGCTCTTGAATATTCTAAAATTCTCAATGTTCCTATTGCTCAACATGCAGAAGATTTAAACTTAACTAACGGCGGCGCTATTAATGAGGGAGTAGTTTCATTTGAACTGGGAGTTCCAGGCATTCCTAACGCCAGTGAATCTGTAATAGTAGCACGCGACATCGATTTAACAAGGCTAACTGGTGGTTATTATCACGTACTTCACGTATCTACCAAAGAGGCTATTAAACATATACAGCTAGCTAAAGCTGAAGGATTAAATGTCACCTGTGAAGTGGCTCCTCATCATTTTTTACTTACTGATCAAACGGTACTTGAAAAAGGTACGTTAGCTAAAATGAACCCTCCTTTAAGAAGTGAAGAAGATCGCTTAAACCTGATCGACGCCATCAAGCAAGGAGTAGTAGATGCTATTGCGACCGATCATGCACCGCACGACGCTGCAAGTAAAGATCAACCTTTAACCCGTGCTACATTTGGGATTGTAGGGCTTGAGACCATGCTACCTTTATCTCTTGAGTTGCATTTTAACTACGGAGTTGATTTAATTGATCTGATATCACTCATGACCAACAAACCA
This window of the Rickettsiales endosymbiont of Stachyamoeba lipophora genome carries:
- a CDS encoding dihydroorotase, with protein sequence MTQNWYLPHNSHPTTLLYNARIIDPATRADIMGGILIKNGLIIDFGKHLFTKESIEAEIKHDIQQKLIVPGLLDIQVHFRDPGQTHKEDIISGSKSAASGGITRVVCQPNTKPVIDSPATLDYINYKAKAESYIHIHSYASISKNMEGKELSEFALLKEHGAVGFTDDGLPVMNALMMRRALEYSKILNVPIAQHAEDLNLTNGGAINEGVVSFELGVPGIPNASESVIVARDIDLTRLTGGYYHVLHVSTKEAIKHIQLAKAEGLNVTCEVAPHHFLLTDQTVLEKGTLAKMNPPLRSEEDRLNLIDAIKQGVVDAIATDHAPHDAASKDQPLTRATFGIVGLETMLPLSLELHFNYGVDLIDLISLMTNKPAEIIRVKAGQIAKNYPADLTVIDLDLEWTIEAKKFASRSNNTPFDGRKVRGRAIKTFVNGHLVYEFN